GCTTCCACAGACGCGCTCCGCCGAGGCCGGCGTACCCGTTGCAACGGTCACCGAACTCACCAGGCTCGGCCACCGCGCGCTGCGCCGGTTCAGCGGCGCGTGAAACGACGCTTGGCCTTCAGCTAGCGTTGCGCCAGCCGCCGCAGCGCCACCGACAACTCCTCCATATCGACGGGTTTGAGCAAGTGATGGTCGAAGCCGGCCTGGGCAATGCGCGCCCGGTCGTCCGGTTGGCCCCAGCCCGTCAGTGCGACCAGCGTCAGTCCGCGGTGCGCCGGGTCGGCGCGAAGCCTGCGGGCCAGTTCGCAGCCATCCATTCCGGGCATGCCGATGTCCAGGATCGCCAGCGATGGACGAAAACTGTCCGCCGCCTTCAACGCCTCGACGCCACTGAACGCCACGGCGGTGCGCGCCCCGAGAAGGCCCAGCAGCGCCGCCAGCGACTCCGCCGCATCGCGGTTGTCGTCGACGACCAGGATGCTGTGCCGCGCGATGGCTGCTTCGGTGGAGGGGACGGCGTTCTTCTCGGCCCCCGCATCGTGCGCGATCGCCAACGGCAACGTCACCACGAATTCGCTGCCCTGGCCCAGCCCGTCGCTCTTCGCGCTGACCGTGCCGCCATGCAGCTCCACCAGGCTCTTCACCAGCGTGAGTCCGATGCCCAGGCCCCCCTGGGCGGCCCTGGCCGTGCCGCTCACCTGCACGAACATGTCGAAGATCGACCCCAGCATGTCCGGCGGAAGGCCAGCCCCGTTGTCGCGGACGCGGACCACCGCATCCGTGCCGTCGCGCTCGACGAACACGTCGATCCGGCCGCCTTCGGGCGTGTATTTGGCCGCGTTGTTCAGGAGGTTGGAAAACACCTGCGTGAGCCGCACCCCGTCGCCTTCGACGGCCAATGAAGCATCCGGTGCGTGCACCTGCAACTGGTGCCGGCCGGCGTCCATCAGCGGCCGGCTGAGCTCCACGGCATCGCGGATCACCTGGTCGACCATCAGCTCGCCGAGCTGCAGTTCGATCTTCCCGCGGGTGATGCGCGAGACCTCCATCAGGTCGTTCACGAGCCGCACCATGTGGTCGATCTGGCGGCCCATGAGCTGGTAGTAGGGCAGTGCGGCCTCGGGCGTGAGCGTCTTGCGCGTGAGGATGGCGAGCGCGGTGCTCAGCGGCGCCATCGGGTTGCGAAGCTCGTGCGCCAGCGTGGCGAGGAATTCGGTCTTGCGCTTGTCGGCCTCGTTCAGGTCATTGAGGATCCGCCGCAGCTCGTACTGCCGTCGCCGGGCCCGCAAGGCGCTTCGCAGTGCGCTCACGAGCGCTGCCACGCGAATCGGCCGCTCCAGCACCGTGACGTTGGCCATGCCTTCCATGGCCACGGCAACGGCGCGCGAATCGGCGCCTTGCTTGGCCAGCACCAGCACCGGCAGGTCCGACCAGGGCGGCTGCATCGACACCGCGTCGGACAGGGCGGCTGCATCGTTGCCCGACAGCATTTCCTCGGACACCAGCACGGCGCCCGCGCCGAGGCCGATCTCCAGCACCAGTTCGTGCAGCGTGGCGCAAACCTTGGTCGCGATGCCGGCGCGTTCGAGCACGGCCGTCGCCATCACGGCGTCCTTCGACGTGGCCGTCCTGAGCAGGACGCGCAGTTGCGTGTCTTCGTGCGTGATCGTGGTGGTCGCCGTGTTCGTCGTCACGGCGGGGTGGCGCTGACGCCATCGATGGGCACCGGAATGCCGCTCAGGATGCCCCGGAAGTGGCGCAGGGGCTCGCCCACGTGCAGCCCGCGGCCGTCCATCCAGAAGTCGCGGATGGTCCGCTCGTGCGCGCTGCCGCGTTTCTTGAGCACCGAGATGGCCTGGCGGACCTCGCCCTCGAATTCGAAGTAGCGCAGCAGCACGACCGCATCCGCGAGGTAGCTGGCATCGACCGGCGTCTGCATCTGCATGCCGATCAGCCCATGCTGCGCGCCGACCAGCAGCGTGGCCACACCGGCCTGCCCGAGGTAGGTCAGCAGTTCATGCAGCTGGACGATGAGAAAGCGCTCGTCGGGCATGGCGTTGAGATAGCCGTTCAGGCTGTCGATAACGACGGCCTTGGCGGCATGCTCGGTCACGGCCAGGCGGATCTCGTGGACCAGCTCGCCCGGCGAGAGCTCGGCGGGGTCGACCTGCTTGATGCGCAGGTGTCCCGACGCGAGGTGAGGCTCCAGGTCCATCCCCAGGCCGGCGCAGCGCGTGCGCAGCGTGTTGACGCTCTCGTCGAAGATGAAAAGCGCGGCGCATTCGCCCCTCCGGGCGGCGGCAATGGCGAACTGCACGGCCACCGACGATTTGCCCGTGCCGGGCGCGCCGACGAACAGGGTGCTCGTTCCCTTCTCGAGGCCGCCCCCGAGCAGGTCGTCCAGTTCCGCGATGCCGCTGGGCATCTTGATCAGCGGTCCGCTGGTGGCATGTTCGGAGGCCACGAGCCGCGGAAACACCTGCAGGCCCCCGCGATGGATCTTGTAGTCGTGGAATCCGCCGCGGTACGACTGGCCGCGGTACTTGACGACCAGCAGGCGGCGCCGCGCCGAGCCGTAGTCCGAATTGAGCTGCTCGAGCCGCAGCACGGCGTGCGCGATGCTCTGCACCTGCAGGTCGTGCTCGGTGGCGGTCATGTCGTCGAGCAGCAGCACCGTGCATTGCCGGCCCGCGAAGAACTGCTTGAGCGCCAGGATCTGCCGCCGGTACCGCAGCGAAGTGCCCGACAGCAGCCGCAGTTCGGACAGCGAGTCGAAGACGATGCGCGAGGGCTTGAGCGTGTCCACGTCGCTGAGGATGCGCAGCGTCGTCTCGCTCAGTTCCACCTCCGAGGGGTGGAACATCGTGTACTGCTCCTCGGGGTGGAGGCTGTCCTGTGCGGGGAGCATCTCGCGCACGTGGATGCCCGACAGGTCCCATCCGTGGGAGTTGGCCACGCCGCGCAATTCGTTCTCGGTTTCCGAGAGCGTGACGTACAGGACCGATTCGCCCCGTTGCGCCCCCTCGAGCAGGAACTGCAGCGCGATCGTCGTCTTGCCGGCGCCCGGCGTTCCCTCCACGAGGTAGAGCCGGTGGGGCTCGAGGCCCCCGCCCAGCACATCGTCCAACCCCGGCACGCCGATGCCCAACAGGTTGTCTTGCCGTCCCCCGAGGCTTGATGCCTTGGCCTCCATCGTTGTCGCTCCATGAAAAATTCGGATACCAAATTCAATCATGCGGGCGCGAAAAACCCATGCAGGACAAGGCCGGAAAAACGGCCCAACCTTTGTCGGCGGGGACCGATTTTTCCCGTGATGCCCAGCGATGGGGAAGGTGCGGGGGTGAGGGGCTAGCGCAGGAACACGTGCTGCATGAACTGCTTGATCGGGTACTGGATCACCGTCTGCACCCGGGCCGGCAGCTCCAGCGGCCGCATCAGCATCTTGAGCGTGCTGCCGGCGCTCAGGTTGGTGCGGATGGTGCTGTTCATGCGTGCGCTCAGCCCCTGCACGTAGGCCGTGTCGTCGGCGCGGTGGGGTGCCCGGGCCTTCACGACGTGGCGGATCGCGCAGTCCGCATCCTCGCTCTTGAGCTCCAGCGTGCGCCGGCCGATGGTACCGATCACGCGGAAGCGGCTGAGTTTTTCCTCTTCGCGGTAGCGGCGGAAGAACCGGTAGAAGTGCTTGTAGTGGTTGACCTCGTCCGTCGCGATGCGGGTGGCCAGGTCGTGCAGCACGGGCTCATCGGTGGCGCGGGCCATGGCGCGGTAGTAGGTGGCGGTGCCGGTCTCGACCACGCAGCGCGCCGTCATTTCCAGGGCGCGGGTGGGAGCGAGCAGCTCGACCTTGCAGTAGGTCGCGTACTCCTCCAGGAAGCCGCGGTAGGCCGTGTCCCATTCGAATTCGGGCCACACGTGGCGCACATAGGCGCGCAGGGCCTGGCCATGCTGCAGCTCCTCGGGCTCCCAGTAGTTGGAGAGCCAGTCGGTGACTTCGTCGTCGCCGCGGAAGAAATCCACCAGGTTGTGCGTGTACAGGTCCGAGCCGCTTTCGATGAACGAGGCGGAGGTCACGAGGTAGAAAAGATTCTCGTCCGGGCGCACCTTGTCGAGCGCGATGCGCGAGAAATCGAGGTCCTCGATCTTCCAGTGTTCGGCCTCAAGACCTGCCATGCGGACTCCTTGATTCATGTTGTGCATATGAATAGGACGGGGCTCGCCGCGTTTGGTTCGGCCGCGCGGGCGCCAGGGTGCATATTAGCCGCGGCGCCCCGATCATGCCGTTGGCCCCGGGCCTGCCCGGGCTCCATGGGCAAACCTATAATCGTTTGTTCAAGCAAATCAAGCAGTTAGGTCGGTTCGACGCAGTGGTTTCGACGAGAGGTCGCCATCGCCAGGCCGCCCTCGACAGAAGACGAAATCCAAAGATGAGCCAGCCCACATTCACGGTCGCGGACATCCGCAAGACCTTTCTCGATTTCTTCGCCTCCAAGGGCCACACCGTCGTGGCTTCGAGCTCGTTGGTGCCGGGCAACGACCCGACCCTGATGTTCACCAACTCGGGCATGGTCCAGTTCAAGGACGTGTTCCTCGGCGAAGACAAGCGCAACTACGTGCGCGCGGCCTCGGTCCAGGCCTGCCTGCGTGCCGGCGGCAAGCACAACGACCTCGAGAACGTGGGCTACACCGCGCGCCACCACACCTTCTTCGAGATGCTGGGCAACTGGAGCTTCGGCGATTACTTCAAGCGCGAATCGCTCACCTGGGCCTTCGAGCTGCTGACCAAGGTCTACAAGCTGCCGGCCGAGAAGCTCTGGGCCACCGTCTACATCGAGGACGACGAGGCCTACGACATCTGGACCAAGGAAATCGGCCTGCCGCCCGAGCGCGTCGTGCGCATCGGCGACAACAAGGGCGGCCGCTACATGTCCGACAACTTCTGGATGATGGCCGACACCGGCCCCTGCGGCCCGTGCTCCGAGATCTTCTACGACCACGGCCCCGAGATCCCCGGCGGCCCGCCCGGCAGCCCCGATGAGGACGGCGACCGCTACATCGAGATCTGGAACAACGTGTTCATGCAGTTCGACATGCAGCCCGACGGCTCGGTCAAGAAGCTGCCGGCACCCTGCGTCGAC
This region of Variovorax sp. RKNM96 genomic DNA includes:
- a CDS encoding ATP-binding protein, which translates into the protein MTTNTATTTITHEDTQLRVLLRTATSKDAVMATAVLERAGIATKVCATLHELVLEIGLGAGAVLVSEEMLSGNDAAALSDAVSMQPPWSDLPVLVLAKQGADSRAVAVAMEGMANVTVLERPIRVAALVSALRSALRARRRQYELRRILNDLNEADKRKTEFLATLAHELRNPMAPLSTALAILTRKTLTPEAALPYYQLMGRQIDHMVRLVNDLMEVSRITRGKIELQLGELMVDQVIRDAVELSRPLMDAGRHQLQVHAPDASLAVEGDGVRLTQVFSNLLNNAAKYTPEGGRIDVFVERDGTDAVVRVRDNGAGLPPDMLGSIFDMFVQVSGTARAAQGGLGIGLTLVKSLVELHGGTVSAKSDGLGQGSEFVVTLPLAIAHDAGAEKNAVPSTEAAIARHSILVVDDNRDAAESLAALLGLLGARTAVAFSGVEALKAADSFRPSLAILDIGMPGMDGCELARRLRADPAHRGLTLVALTGWGQPDDRARIAQAGFDHHLLKPVDMEELSVALRRLAQR
- a CDS encoding ATPase domain-containing protein, which produces MEAKASSLGGRQDNLLGIGVPGLDDVLGGGLEPHRLYLVEGTPGAGKTTIALQFLLEGAQRGESVLYVTLSETENELRGVANSHGWDLSGIHVREMLPAQDSLHPEEQYTMFHPSEVELSETTLRILSDVDTLKPSRIVFDSLSELRLLSGTSLRYRRQILALKQFFAGRQCTVLLLDDMTATEHDLQVQSIAHAVLRLEQLNSDYGSARRRLLVVKYRGQSYRGGFHDYKIHRGGLQVFPRLVASEHATSGPLIKMPSGIAELDDLLGGGLEKGTSTLFVGAPGTGKSSVAVQFAIAAARRGECAALFIFDESVNTLRTRCAGLGMDLEPHLASGHLRIKQVDPAELSPGELVHEIRLAVTEHAAKAVVIDSLNGYLNAMPDERFLIVQLHELLTYLGQAGVATLLVGAQHGLIGMQMQTPVDASYLADAVVLLRYFEFEGEVRQAISVLKKRGSAHERTIRDFWMDGRGLHVGEPLRHFRGILSGIPVPIDGVSATPP
- a CDS encoding ferritin-like domain-containing protein yields the protein MAGLEAEHWKIEDLDFSRIALDKVRPDENLFYLVTSASFIESGSDLYTHNLVDFFRGDDEVTDWLSNYWEPEELQHGQALRAYVRHVWPEFEWDTAYRGFLEEYATYCKVELLAPTRALEMTARCVVETGTATYYRAMARATDEPVLHDLATRIATDEVNHYKHFYRFFRRYREEEKLSRFRVIGTIGRRTLELKSEDADCAIRHVVKARAPHRADDTAYVQGLSARMNSTIRTNLSAGSTLKMLMRPLELPARVQTVIQYPIKQFMQHVFLR